In one Pseudarthrobacter sp. NBSH8 genomic region, the following are encoded:
- a CDS encoding LPXTG cell wall anchor domain-containing protein codes for MNCNLRRGLLSTLFAGGLLAFGATAASAADTTNGPDLSASALVSAAASVDTTSLGLLGGPTQSDTADVAAVVDANLGLGDGLLGSTDGSGTDTTTADVAAVVDVNLGDNVLGGTNGALDAAVDVDLGLDTSGVLDDVNVGLDACVIIGGGPDGCGTPGTETTDPGTGTTGDTDTTDPGTGTTGDTDTTDPGTGTTGDTDTTDPGTGTDGTTGAGTTGITVLPAGNTTGSVSAAVNTRGNTTSQGGATMLAKTGMDASLIPLALILLLAGLLMLKRRRKA; via the coding sequence ATGAATTGCAACCTTCGCAGAGGGCTGCTCAGCACCCTCTTCGCCGGCGGGCTACTCGCCTTCGGCGCCACCGCAGCCAGTGCCGCGGACACAACGAACGGACCGGACCTTTCCGCATCCGCCCTGGTCTCAGCCGCGGCATCCGTTGACACGACGTCGTTGGGCCTGCTGGGTGGCCCAACGCAGTCGGATACAGCGGATGTCGCTGCTGTAGTCGACGCCAATCTTGGACTCGGCGACGGCCTTCTTGGCAGCACTGACGGCAGCGGAACGGACACCACTACCGCTGACGTAGCTGCAGTGGTCGACGTGAACCTCGGGGACAACGTCCTCGGCGGCACCAACGGCGCTCTCGACGCTGCGGTTGACGTAGATCTGGGCCTGGACACGTCCGGCGTCCTTGATGATGTGAATGTCGGTCTTGATGCATGCGTCATCATCGGCGGCGGACCCGACGGCTGCGGAACCCCGGGTACGGAAACCACCGACCCGGGAACCGGCACGACCGGTGACACTGACACCACCGACCCGGGAACCGGCACGACCGGTGACACTGACACCACCGACCCGGGAACCGGCACGACCGGTGACACTGACACCACCGACCCGGGAACCGGTACTGACGGCACCACGGGAGCTGGCACCACCGGCATCACCGTTCTTCCCGCCGGCAACACCACGGGTTCGGTATCTGCCGCGGTGAACACCAGGGGCAACACCACAAGCCAGGGCGGCGCCACCATGCTGGCCAAGACGGGCATGGATGCTTCCCTTATCCCGCTCGCCCTTATCCTGCTGCTTGCCGGACTGCTGATGCTCAAGCGTCGCCGGAAGGCCTAA
- a CDS encoding sugar-binding protein — protein MQMIGKAGKVAAIAAIAALALTACGRTEPTTPGGASGAAGFPQDSSIGVALPQKTSENWVLAEKLFNDGLSGAGFKADVQFANGGVSEQQNQISAMVTKGAKVIIVGAIDGAQLGTQLRQAKDAGATIIAYDRLLLNTENVDYYVAYDNFKVGELQGQALLDGMKAKKPEGPYNIELFAGSPDDANAKVFFDGAMSILQPKIDDGTLTVMSGQTSFEQAVTQGWKAENAQRRMDTLLAGTYGSATLDGVLSPNDTLARAVLTSVKAAGKQLPVITGQDSEVESVKSIMAGEQYSTINKDTRKLVEHAITMVKDLQAGKTPEVNDDKSYDNGTKVVPAFLLEPVIVTAENVKTAYTDDPVLGPITK, from the coding sequence ATGCAAATGATTGGTAAAGCAGGAAAGGTAGCGGCGATCGCCGCCATCGCAGCACTGGCGCTGACGGCCTGCGGCCGCACGGAACCCACCACCCCCGGCGGCGCCTCAGGCGCAGCAGGATTCCCGCAGGACTCCTCGATCGGCGTCGCGCTCCCGCAGAAAACCAGTGAAAACTGGGTCCTGGCCGAGAAGCTGTTCAACGACGGCCTCAGCGGAGCCGGTTTCAAGGCCGATGTGCAGTTTGCCAACGGCGGCGTTTCCGAGCAGCAGAACCAGATCAGTGCCATGGTCACCAAGGGCGCCAAGGTCATCATCGTCGGTGCCATCGACGGTGCCCAGCTCGGCACCCAGCTCAGGCAGGCCAAAGACGCTGGCGCGACCATCATCGCGTACGACCGTCTGCTCCTGAACACCGAAAACGTGGACTACTACGTGGCCTACGACAACTTCAAGGTCGGCGAGCTGCAGGGCCAGGCACTGCTGGACGGAATGAAGGCCAAGAAGCCCGAGGGTCCGTACAACATCGAGCTCTTCGCCGGTTCCCCGGATGACGCCAATGCGAAGGTCTTCTTCGACGGCGCCATGAGCATCCTGCAGCCGAAGATCGACGACGGCACCCTCACGGTCATGTCCGGACAGACCTCGTTCGAACAGGCCGTCACCCAGGGCTGGAAGGCTGAAAACGCCCAGCGGCGTATGGACACCCTGCTCGCAGGCACCTACGGTTCCGCGACGCTCGATGGCGTGCTGTCCCCGAACGATACGCTGGCCCGGGCAGTCCTGACCTCCGTCAAGGCCGCCGGCAAGCAGCTTCCGGTCATCACGGGCCAGGACTCCGAGGTTGAGTCCGTCAAGTCCATCATGGCCGGCGAGCAGTACTCCACCATCAATAAGGACACCCGCAAGCTCGTTGAGCACGCGATCACCATGGTCAAGGACCTGCAGGCAGGCAAGACGCCCGAGGTCAACGATGACAAGTCCTACGACAACGGTACGAAGGTGGTTCCGGCGTTCCTGCTGGAGCCGGTCATCGTGACGGCAGAAAACGTCAAGACGGCCTACACCGACGATCCGGTACTCGGCCCGATCACCAAGTAA
- a CDS encoding serine/threonine-protein kinase, whose protein sequence is MVADSPSSIKNEVLGGRYRLADIVGRGGMSTVYRARDENLGRDVALKLFAPQAPDANELKRQQAEIQLLATLNHPSLVTLFDAGIDTRVLAEPRPFLTMELVEGQDLRSRIRHSAVPLDELAVIGAGIADALAYVHGLGIIHRDIKPGNILLVQIRPGEPLRPKLTDFGIARIADAARLTATGTMVGTAAYLSPEQAMGSPLSAATDIYSLGLVLLECVKQTVEFPGSAVESAVARLHRTPEIPADLPAEWADLIRSMTAIEPLERPVAADVESVLRQALVSPVSAPGELEPETTRVLPAMPFRPPSIAITAESDLPVVRASRTQRDATRRSDPRSRVPDLSRLRSTGRRFWTVIALGVLSAGAAGTALTYSLAPEPTPDVVPYPAVTGTLGDHLKELQESVKP, encoded by the coding sequence ATGGTGGCGGATTCGCCTAGCTCCATTAAGAATGAAGTGCTCGGCGGACGCTATCGGCTGGCTGACATAGTCGGCCGCGGCGGCATGTCAACCGTCTACCGCGCCCGGGACGAAAACCTGGGCCGGGATGTCGCCCTGAAGCTCTTTGCCCCACAGGCGCCTGATGCCAATGAGCTCAAGCGCCAGCAAGCCGAAATCCAGCTGCTGGCAACGCTCAACCACCCCAGCCTGGTCACGCTGTTCGACGCAGGCATCGATACGCGCGTCCTGGCCGAACCTCGCCCCTTCCTGACCATGGAACTCGTGGAGGGCCAGGACCTCCGCAGCCGGATCAGGCACAGTGCAGTTCCCCTGGACGAACTTGCAGTCATCGGGGCAGGCATAGCTGACGCGCTGGCCTACGTGCACGGCCTAGGCATTATCCACCGAGACATCAAGCCCGGGAACATCCTGCTCGTGCAGATCCGTCCGGGCGAGCCTTTACGCCCCAAACTCACGGATTTTGGCATTGCCAGGATCGCGGACGCAGCCCGGCTGACCGCCACGGGTACCATGGTTGGAACGGCCGCGTACCTCAGCCCGGAGCAGGCCATGGGTTCTCCCTTGTCGGCCGCCACTGACATCTACTCGCTGGGTCTGGTTCTCCTGGAATGCGTCAAGCAGACCGTTGAGTTCCCGGGCAGCGCAGTTGAATCCGCAGTGGCCAGGTTGCACCGGACGCCCGAGATCCCTGCTGACCTTCCGGCGGAGTGGGCTGATCTGATCCGTTCCATGACTGCCATCGAACCGCTGGAACGTCCCGTCGCGGCCGACGTTGAATCCGTTCTGCGTCAGGCCTTGGTGTCACCCGTGTCAGCACCGGGCGAGCTTGAACCGGAGACAACCCGAGTACTCCCGGCCATGCCGTTCAGGCCACCGTCCATCGCCATCACCGCTGAATCCGACCTGCCGGTAGTCCGGGCCAGCAGGACACAACGGGACGCCACCCGCCGTTCCGACCCGCGCAGCCGGGTCCCGGACTTGTCCCGTCTTCGCTCCACCGGGAGGCGGTTCTGGACGGTCATCGCGCTGGGCGTTCTCTCCGCTGGAGCAGCCGGAACGGCGCTGACCTACAGCCTGGCACCTGAGCCAACGCCCGACGTCGTTCCTTACCCCGCCGTCACCGGCACTTTGGGCGACCACCTCAAGGAACTTCAGGAGAGCGTGAAACCATGA
- a CDS encoding Gfo/Idh/MocA family protein, translating to MSAPIATPWLSSQSDQDPRSATGKRLRWGVIATGGIARSVSQDLALLSDAEPYAVSSRSQGTAEKFATDCGFTKAYGDHDGVPGYQRLLADESVDVVYVATPHAQHHEIVLAALNAGKHVLCEKAFTINAREASELAAIARERKLFLMEAVWSRFLPGMQRAFEIAASGELGDVHWVTADLGFPAPYSPTSRLWARQDGGGALLDISVYPLLWAVGTLGFPQTVSATGCINDDGVDAQNALTLGYNHGAQAQLTSSLLAHGPRTATVAGSLGYLQSVGSINNPRELVIGIGREGLRTETFDVVGIGYTYELREVTRCLQQGLTESPVMPLEDSIKTMRLFDGVRGQLGVSYPNDAH from the coding sequence ATGAGTGCGCCCATTGCCACACCGTGGCTGTCCAGTCAGTCCGACCAGGATCCCCGGTCCGCCACCGGAAAACGCCTGCGGTGGGGCGTCATAGCCACAGGAGGGATCGCGCGGTCGGTTTCGCAGGACCTGGCACTGCTTTCTGACGCCGAGCCCTACGCCGTCAGTTCCCGTTCACAGGGCACCGCGGAAAAATTCGCCACGGACTGCGGTTTCACCAAGGCATACGGAGACCACGACGGCGTGCCCGGCTACCAGCGGCTGCTCGCCGATGAGTCGGTGGACGTCGTCTACGTCGCCACACCGCACGCCCAACACCACGAGATTGTGCTTGCTGCGCTCAATGCGGGCAAGCACGTCCTGTGCGAAAAGGCGTTCACCATCAATGCCAGGGAAGCGAGTGAGCTGGCCGCGATTGCCCGGGAACGGAAGCTCTTCCTCATGGAGGCCGTGTGGTCCCGCTTCCTCCCGGGCATGCAGCGGGCGTTCGAGATTGCGGCATCCGGGGAGCTCGGGGACGTGCACTGGGTGACCGCTGACCTGGGCTTTCCCGCACCCTATTCCCCGACGTCCAGGCTGTGGGCCAGGCAGGATGGTGGCGGCGCCCTCCTGGACATCTCGGTCTACCCCCTGCTGTGGGCGGTAGGTACGCTGGGTTTCCCACAGACCGTCAGTGCCACCGGCTGCATTAATGACGACGGCGTAGACGCCCAGAATGCTCTGACGCTCGGCTACAACCATGGGGCCCAGGCCCAGCTGACGTCCTCGCTCCTGGCCCACGGTCCGCGGACGGCAACCGTGGCGGGCAGCCTGGGCTACCTCCAGAGCGTCGGTTCAATCAACAATCCGCGGGAGCTGGTGATCGGCATCGGCCGGGAAGGGCTGCGCACGGAGACGTTCGACGTCGTCGGCATCGGCTATACCTACGAACTGCGCGAGGTGACCCGTTGCCTCCAGCAGGGGCTCACGGAGAGCCCCGTTATGCCGCTGGAGGATTCCATCAAGACGATGCGACTCTTTGACGGAGTGCGCGGGCAGCTGGGCGTCAGCTACCCAAACGATGCCCACTGA
- the mmsB gene encoding multiple monosaccharide ABC transporter permease has product MNALKKLFGGNTRQFGMIFALVALIIFFQVATGGNTLTSGNVINLFNGNSYILILAIGMVLVIIAGHIDLSVGSVAAVVGVSVAMAMRDWGIPWYAGVLLGLALGALIGMWQGFWTAYVGIPAFIVTLAGMLLFRGLNQFIGKSNTIPVPRDFQYLGSGYLPEVGPDTGFNNLTLLLGLAGVAFVIFSAVRSRSHAKAIGAHVPEAWVVITKLVLVCGAILFATYLFATGRPGTSFPIPGLILALLVLIYGFVSSKTIVGRHVYAVGGNRHAAELSGVQSKKINFLVMMNMSVLAGLAGMIFVGRSTASGPFDGVGWELDAIAAVFIGGAAVTGGVGTVIGSIVGGLVMAVLNNGLQLLGIGADLTQIIKGLVLLIAVAFDVYNKSQGKKSIIGLMMKNFGRNNEIKPDETTSTKEVIHREA; this is encoded by the coding sequence ATGAACGCGTTAAAGAAGCTCTTTGGCGGCAACACCCGCCAATTCGGCATGATCTTTGCCCTCGTGGCACTGATCATCTTCTTCCAGGTGGCCACCGGCGGCAATACGCTCACCTCAGGCAACGTCATCAACCTCTTCAACGGCAACTCCTACATCCTGATCCTGGCCATCGGCATGGTGCTGGTGATCATCGCCGGACACATCGATCTGTCCGTCGGTTCCGTCGCCGCCGTCGTGGGCGTTTCGGTGGCCATGGCCATGCGGGACTGGGGAATTCCCTGGTACGCCGGCGTGCTGCTGGGCCTGGCCCTCGGCGCGCTGATCGGGATGTGGCAAGGCTTCTGGACGGCCTACGTCGGTATCCCCGCCTTCATCGTGACGCTGGCCGGCATGCTGCTGTTCCGCGGCTTGAACCAGTTCATCGGCAAGTCCAACACCATCCCGGTCCCCCGCGATTTCCAGTATCTGGGCTCCGGCTACCTCCCGGAGGTGGGGCCGGACACCGGCTTTAACAATCTCACTCTGTTGCTTGGCCTCGCCGGAGTTGCGTTCGTCATCTTCAGTGCCGTGCGCTCCCGCTCCCATGCCAAGGCCATCGGCGCCCACGTCCCCGAAGCCTGGGTCGTGATCACCAAGCTGGTCCTGGTGTGCGGCGCCATCCTTTTCGCCACGTACCTGTTCGCCACCGGCCGTCCCGGCACTTCGTTCCCCATCCCGGGGCTCATCCTGGCGCTCCTCGTGCTGATTTACGGTTTCGTCTCCTCCAAGACGATCGTCGGACGCCACGTCTATGCCGTCGGTGGCAACCGCCATGCGGCCGAATTGTCCGGTGTGCAGTCCAAGAAGATCAACTTCCTGGTGATGATGAACATGTCAGTCCTCGCCGGCCTTGCGGGCATGATCTTCGTTGGCCGCTCCACCGCATCCGGGCCGTTCGACGGCGTCGGCTGGGAACTGGACGCCATCGCGGCCGTGTTCATCGGCGGCGCAGCAGTCACCGGCGGCGTCGGCACCGTGATCGGCTCGATAGTCGGTGGCCTGGTGATGGCCGTCCTGAACAACGGCCTGCAGCTGCTCGGCATCGGCGCCGACCTGACCCAGATCATCAAGGGCCTCGTCCTGCTGATCGCGGTGGCCTTCGATGTCTACAACAAGTCCCAGGGCAAGAAGTCCATCATCGGCTTGATGATGAAGAACTTCGGCCGGAACAACGAGATCAAGCCCGACGAGACGACCAGCACCAAAGAAGTCATCCACCGCGAAGCCTGA
- a CDS encoding NADP-dependent isocitrate dehydrogenase, with protein sequence MSKIIYTHTDEAPLLATYSFLPIIEAFASTAGVEVETRDISLAGRIISVFGDYLTPEQQIGDALAELGELAKSPDANIIKLPNISASIPQLKAAIAELQGQGYNLPDYPDNPSSDEETAVRSRYDKIKGSAVNPVLREGNSDRRAPLSVKNYARQNPHSMGAWSADSKTNVATMTADDFRANEKSVVIGADGTIAIQLVREDGSVKVLKKDFPVLAGEVIDGTVMRAAALDEFLVAQVVRAKDEGVLFSAHLKATMMKVSDPIIFGHVVKAYFSELFETYGKQLTAAGLSANNGLAAILSGLEELPEDVRAGVKALIQKGLDDGPALAMVDSDKGITSLNVPSDIIVDASMPAMIRSSGHMWGPEGQEADTLAVLPDSSYAGIYQVVLDDCRAHGAFDPTTMGTVPNVGLMAQAAEEYGSHDKTFEIQEAGTVQIVDGSGAVLIEHEVAPGDIWRACQTKDAPIRDWVKLAVTRARASKTPAVFWLDESRAHDTNLIAKVNEYLKDHDTEGLQIEIMSPMKATAFTLERIRKGEDTISVSGNVLRDYLTDLFPILELGTSAKMLSVVPLMNGGGLFETGAGGSAPKHVQQLLKENHLRWDSLGEFLALAVSFEHLATTTDNARAQVLADTLDKATGTFLLENKSPSRRAGELDNRGSHYFLARYWAEELAKQTEDTELAASFAAVAKELSSNEDTIVGELAAVQGSAVDVGGYYRPDEAKASSVMRPSATLNKVIATLG encoded by the coding sequence ATGTCCAAGATTATCTATACCCACACCGACGAAGCGCCGCTGCTGGCTACTTATTCGTTCTTGCCGATCATCGAGGCGTTTGCTTCGACCGCAGGTGTGGAGGTGGAGACCCGTGACATTTCGCTCGCAGGCCGCATCATCTCCGTGTTCGGTGACTACCTCACCCCGGAACAGCAGATCGGCGACGCCCTTGCTGAACTCGGTGAACTGGCAAAGTCGCCGGATGCGAACATCATCAAGCTGCCCAACATCAGCGCTTCCATCCCGCAGCTGAAGGCCGCCATCGCCGAGCTCCAGGGCCAAGGCTACAACCTGCCCGATTACCCGGACAACCCCTCCTCCGACGAAGAGACGGCCGTCCGCTCCCGCTACGACAAGATCAAGGGCTCCGCTGTGAACCCGGTCCTGCGCGAGGGAAACTCGGACCGCCGTGCGCCGCTGTCCGTGAAGAACTACGCCCGCCAGAACCCGCACTCCATGGGTGCCTGGTCCGCGGATTCCAAGACCAACGTCGCCACCATGACCGCTGACGACTTCCGCGCGAACGAGAAGTCCGTGGTCATCGGGGCCGACGGAACCATCGCCATCCAGCTGGTCCGCGAAGACGGCTCGGTCAAGGTCCTGAAGAAGGACTTCCCCGTGCTGGCCGGCGAAGTCATCGACGGCACAGTCATGCGCGCCGCGGCACTGGACGAGTTCCTGGTAGCCCAGGTAGTCCGTGCCAAGGATGAGGGTGTTTTGTTCTCCGCGCACCTGAAGGCCACCATGATGAAGGTCTCGGACCCCATCATCTTCGGCCACGTGGTGAAGGCCTATTTCTCCGAACTGTTCGAGACCTACGGCAAGCAGCTCACCGCTGCCGGCCTGAGCGCCAACAACGGCCTGGCCGCCATCCTGAGCGGCCTCGAGGAGCTGCCGGAGGACGTCCGTGCAGGTGTGAAGGCGCTCATTCAGAAGGGCCTCGACGACGGTCCCGCCCTGGCCATGGTGGACTCGGACAAGGGCATCACCAGCCTGAACGTTCCCTCCGACATCATCGTGGACGCTTCCATGCCCGCCATGATCCGCTCCTCCGGCCACATGTGGGGCCCGGAAGGCCAGGAAGCCGACACCCTGGCGGTCCTTCCGGACAGCTCCTACGCCGGCATCTACCAGGTTGTCCTGGATGACTGCCGCGCCCACGGCGCCTTTGACCCCACCACCATGGGCACCGTCCCGAACGTGGGCCTGATGGCCCAGGCCGCCGAGGAATACGGCAGCCATGACAAGACGTTCGAGATCCAGGAAGCCGGGACGGTGCAGATCGTGGACGGCTCCGGTGCTGTGCTGATCGAACACGAGGTTGCCCCGGGTGACATCTGGCGCGCCTGCCAGACCAAGGATGCCCCCATCCGCGACTGGGTCAAGCTTGCCGTCACCCGCGCCCGCGCCTCCAAGACGCCCGCAGTGTTCTGGCTGGACGAGTCCCGCGCGCACGACACCAACCTCATCGCCAAGGTCAACGAATACCTCAAGGACCATGACACAGAGGGTTTGCAGATCGAAATCATGTCTCCGATGAAGGCAACGGCCTTCACCCTGGAGCGCATCCGCAAGGGCGAGGACACCATCTCCGTCTCCGGCAACGTGCTGCGTGACTACCTCACGGACCTGTTCCCCATCCTGGAACTGGGCACCAGCGCCAAGATGCTCTCGGTTGTTCCGCTGATGAACGGTGGCGGACTCTTCGAGACCGGCGCCGGCGGATCGGCCCCCAAGCACGTCCAGCAGCTGCTCAAGGAAAACCACCTGCGCTGGGACAGCCTGGGTGAATTCCTGGCTTTGGCCGTCAGCTTCGAACACCTGGCCACTACCACGGACAACGCCCGCGCGCAGGTCCTGGCAGACACTCTGGACAAGGCGACAGGAACCTTCCTGCTGGAAAACAAGTCCCCGAGCCGCCGCGCCGGCGAGCTGGACAACCGTGGCAGCCACTACTTCCTCGCACGCTACTGGGCCGAGGAACTGGCCAAGCAGACCGAGGACACGGAACTGGCGGCATCGTTCGCGGCTGTGGCCAAGGAGCTTTCGTCCAACGAGGACACTATCGTCGGCGAACTGGCCGCGGTGCAGGGCTCAGCGGTGGACGTAGGCGGTTACTACCGTCCGGATGAGGCCAAGGCCTCATCCGTGATGCGTCCGTCTGCGACTCTGAACAAGGTTATTGCGACCCTGGGCTAA
- a CDS encoding IS1380 family transposase: MPQSTKVFPSVPVTFTGQSLVSHAGARVLTSFIDALGFRDLCEDRLGQFVPAMASHRPGRLLGSLAVMLAAGGEYASDLDILRSQPGVFGKVPSNATVSRFFERTVKNPDVFDYGFSTLSKELRTRAWEAAGDRSPAVTATAADPLVIDLDATLVASHSEKERATGNYKGGFGFAPFTASIDYGSGRGTGEELAVLLRHGGATANNAEDHIRIFEAAIAVLPDALYGEDDELDGEKILVRTDSAGASRKFLWYLHSRGVQFSVSYPVPVGKAHMIDWINDKKYWQPALDQDGNERDDAWVINATQVIPLEDYPPGTKIFLRAEPLHPGATPTLLDIDGHRVTAFLTNAPRWHGPFLDARHRARGRCENRIKTLKNTGLSKLPFFDFAANQAWANLAVLAANLVSWLQLTALPDGHKAQGWDIKRWRYRLFATAGKIITRARRTHLLLPDAAPEKPLIAALLEAISRIAAAANRPAHLLRT; encoded by the coding sequence ATGCCCCAGTCTACCAAGGTCTTCCCATCCGTCCCGGTCACTTTCACCGGCCAGTCGCTGGTCTCCCATGCCGGTGCCAGGGTCCTGACTTCATTCATTGACGCCCTCGGGTTCCGGGATCTGTGCGAGGACCGGCTGGGCCAGTTCGTCCCCGCGATGGCCTCGCACCGGCCAGGGAGGCTGCTCGGGTCGCTGGCGGTGATGCTCGCCGCCGGCGGCGAGTACGCCTCCGACCTGGACATCCTGCGCTCCCAGCCCGGAGTGTTCGGGAAAGTGCCCTCGAACGCGACAGTCTCGCGGTTCTTCGAACGCACCGTGAAGAACCCGGACGTTTTCGATTACGGTTTTTCGACCCTGTCCAAGGAACTGCGGACCCGGGCATGGGAAGCCGCGGGTGACCGCAGCCCGGCGGTGACGGCGACGGCCGCGGACCCGCTGGTCATCGACCTCGACGCCACACTGGTGGCCTCGCACTCCGAGAAGGAACGAGCCACCGGCAACTACAAGGGCGGGTTTGGATTCGCCCCGTTCACCGCCAGCATCGATTACGGTTCCGGCCGAGGCACCGGGGAGGAACTCGCGGTGCTGTTGCGCCACGGCGGGGCAACAGCGAACAACGCCGAGGACCACATCCGCATCTTCGAGGCCGCCATCGCGGTCCTGCCCGACGCACTCTACGGTGAAGACGACGAACTGGACGGGGAGAAAATCCTGGTCCGCACCGACAGCGCCGGCGCGTCCCGGAAGTTCCTCTGGTACCTGCATTCGCGCGGCGTGCAGTTCTCCGTCTCGTACCCGGTTCCGGTCGGCAAGGCCCACATGATCGACTGGATCAACGACAAGAAATACTGGCAGCCGGCCCTGGACCAGGACGGCAACGAACGCGACGACGCCTGGGTCATCAACGCCACCCAGGTGATCCCGCTCGAGGACTACCCGCCCGGGACGAAGATCTTCCTGCGCGCCGAACCGCTGCACCCCGGTGCGACACCGACCCTGCTCGACATCGACGGTCACCGTGTAACAGCGTTCCTGACGAATGCCCCACGCTGGCACGGACCGTTCCTGGACGCCCGGCACCGGGCCCGCGGCCGCTGCGAGAACCGCATCAAGACGCTGAAGAACACCGGCCTGAGCAAGCTCCCCTTCTTCGATTTCGCCGCGAACCAGGCCTGGGCGAACCTCGCGGTCCTGGCCGCGAACCTGGTCTCCTGGCTCCAGCTCACCGCCCTGCCCGACGGCCACAAGGCACAGGGCTGGGACATCAAACGCTGGCGCTACCGGCTCTTCGCCACCGCCGGCAAGATCATCACCCGCGCCCGCCGGACCCACCTGCTGCTGCCCGACGCCGCACCGGAGAAACCCCTCATCGCCGCACTGCTCGAAGCGATCAGCCGGATCGCTGCAGCCGCTAACCGCCCCGCACACCTGCTGCGGACCTGA
- a CDS encoding ABC transporter ATP-binding protein: MIEVRNLVRTFNSGDRTIKPVTDVSFVLEQGTTASIVGKSGSGKSTLLSLLGALDKPTSGDVVVNGVSLAGMPDGKLTEYRRRDIGFVFQQFNLIPNLSAVDNVMLPMEFAGVPRAERRQRATDLLEQVQLDPEKQVRRVNRLSGGEQQRVAIARALANEPKLILADEPTGNLDEQTGDHIIELLSSLSRDHNTTILVVTHDKALANKTDRRFRLQQGRLREEPARALV; the protein is encoded by the coding sequence ATGATTGAAGTCAGGAACCTGGTCCGCACTTTCAACTCCGGGGACCGCACCATCAAGCCGGTCACCGATGTCAGTTTTGTTCTGGAGCAGGGCACTACGGCCTCCATCGTCGGCAAAAGCGGCAGCGGCAAGAGCACACTGTTGTCCCTCCTGGGTGCGCTGGACAAACCCACCAGCGGAGACGTCGTCGTCAACGGCGTGAGCCTGGCCGGCATGCCGGACGGCAAGCTGACCGAGTACCGGCGCCGGGATATCGGGTTCGTTTTCCAGCAGTTCAACCTGATCCCCAACCTTTCCGCAGTGGACAACGTCATGCTGCCCATGGAGTTCGCTGGGGTGCCCAGGGCGGAGCGGAGGCAGCGGGCGACAGACCTTCTGGAGCAGGTGCAGCTGGACCCGGAGAAACAGGTGCGCCGCGTCAACCGGCTATCCGGTGGCGAGCAGCAGCGTGTGGCAATCGCCCGGGCGCTGGCCAACGAACCCAAGCTGATCCTTGCGGACGAGCCCACCGGCAACCTGGACGAGCAGACCGGCGATCACATCATCGAACTGCTCAGCTCGCTCAGCCGTGACCACAACACCACTATCCTTGTGGTCACCCACGACAAGGCGTTGGCCAACAAGACGGACCGCCGCTTCAGGCTCCAGCAGGGCAGACTGAGGGAAGAACCGGCACGCGCCTTGGTCTGA